The Oncorhynchus masou masou isolate Uvic2021 unplaced genomic scaffold, UVic_Omas_1.1 unplaced_scaffold_1228, whole genome shotgun sequence genome contains the following window.
AGTGTGTTGCACGTTCTTTCCTTTTAAttacattactactactactactactactactactactactactactactactactactactactactactactactatttacATTGggctcaccctgtctctcccctaCAGGTATACGGAACCTGAAGAGGATGATAGACGGATTGGAAAAGTCTTGGTCGTCTGCTGGAACTAACCTCCAAACACACATCCTGACACCACTGTTCATTACGATGGCAACGCTGATCATGTCCATTTAGTCATGTGCCGATTATATCTGTTGCCTGTTGCTTGTCTTGTGTAGTGCAAGCAATAGTGTACCCTCTACTGTTGGACTTGTGTATATAACACTGACATATAGGACCCATGTGATGCATTTCTTATTAAATCATTTATTGATGATATACCTGCTTTTGTGACAGTGCAATGATACCATATCAATCATGAATGCATAAGGATATtgaataaaacatgtaaaacGAGTCATCGCACACTGTCCTGTTAGTGTTATTGTCTTCACCTCAACACCTCACTGGTGTGTGAATTTTTAGTGCGCTGTATCTGGTCTCTAACTATAACTTGGTCTTCCCTGGTCATATCAGCAGCACGCATCCATTCTGTGTCCTGAAGCAGCTCATGAGCCAAAAGTCTCTCTGGGGCACGGAACTTCAGCAATCTGAAGACTATCCTTTTCACCAGTTCATACTGCATCACTTTAGGCATTATGATGTCAGGGTCACAGGGTGTACTTGATGCACTGGGGTGGTCTTTGGGACATAGAGTCCTTGTGATAATCTCGTAGGTGGACATAGTCACACGTCTGATGTTACAGCTAGCGAATTTAACCTCCCCTTCCATTGCATCCACTATCAAAACCCCTAGGCTCCACATGTCTATGGCACATGTGTACTCTATACATCTACGTTTTTCCAGGAACAATTCCGGGGCCCTGTACACCTCGGTGACCACATTTGGGCTCATCCAGTTGGAGGACTGTCTAGAGAGGCCCATGTCAGCCACCTTCACTGTGAGATCTTCTGTCAGCAGCACGTTGTAAGGCGTCAGGTCCCTGTGTACTATATTCAGTCTGTGCATGTAGGACAGGGCATTAGCCACCTGTGCACTAAAGTGAGCAACGAAACTGAAAGGGAGACACTCTTGGTAGCGGTCTTCTTCGTAGTAAGACTTCACACCGTATCCATTGTGGATCGCATCACCCAAGGTGTAGGGTACGTAGGCCATGAGCATGGCTATCGTGTCATTATCTACAAAGCAATCGTGCATGTGAATCACATATGGGTGACCCCTCAGTGCTGCGAGACATGAGAGCTCTCTGACTGTTGTGTCCTCTACGCCACGGGTGTGGTATTTCAAGGCATACTCCTTCCCAGTAGTCAGACAAGTAACTTTGTACACGGTTCCATATGCACCGTTGCCTAAAACAGGGCCTCTCTTGTAgttctccattctgattggtaTAGTGGTTCAGTTATAGTAGCTTATATATAGCCTCATTGACTTTTGAGGGAGTTGTTAAGGTCTGACCAAACAGTGCTGTGTATTCCACATCTGTCTGACCAATCCAACCACAGATTCACAAGTCAACCATGATGCTGCCTCAAGCTTGGTAGTCCGACAATGGTTCCTCTGAGGAACCGATTACGACTGGACAGTCCAGCCATTAATTTGCAATATAACCATGATGATGCTTGTAGCTCGGTAATTGGAACATAGTTTTTGAGGACCTGTCCTACAAACACATGTTATATCTTCCCTCACTATCAAAGGGTGCTGTTATCCTGCAAGAATGGCCCAGCACTTACACCGGTCTCACCTACACTGCCAGATAAATGGAACCTTCTCACCACAGAATGGAATCCTGTCCATAGAGACGCTGTTAGAGAACACACACTTTGACAACGGACCAGGCTCCAAGGGTCTGACAGACCTTAAGATGTGCATTAGGAAATACCTTGATTGCGCTGTAAGTCATACACTGTCACTGTGTTAAATGGACAAGGGTAAGGTAGTGAGCTTGTGTAACACATTGATTCTGTCTCCTTATCCCCCCCCAAGGTTCAGATACCCCAGGATAACGGAGTTCCACTTGCATTCCGCCTGAGTGGATGTATCGCCGTGAGAGATCTCACTGAGTCCCCGTTCGGGAGCATAGCATGTCCGGGTCTGTCTATTTACACAGAGGGTAAAATCAGTTTTGGTTGTGCACAAGGCAAGGCTTTGACTGCTTTGGAAATGGCAATACTGTTCTATTTTACTCCCCTCTCACTATGTACTGGGTTGGACATGATGCATATATAAAGTGTTCCGCATGATGTGATAACCACTGAGTGCCACTCTCCACCCGCCGCTACGATCGACCGCTAAAGTCGAGACTAAGACCGCTATGGGATCCAGGCTGTAACTTGTACCTGTGCCACACACTTGTTAACCAGAGTTGAACACATGGCTCCAGATGACACTTGTTCTGACACAAAGAATGTTTGTGAACACTTTCTGTTGCAGTTGTACATGAAATACATGATGTTACCAGATGCACTCTGTGTTCGTGAGTtttattgtacacacacacacacacacacttctgtagCATTTCATCATTTTATTATTGTTCATTTTGCAGTGGATCATTTGCAATGGATACAGACACAATGGTACATTGACATGGTTATATTCTCAACAATATAGAAGTGATACATAATAAAAGTAAACTTGTTCCACTATCCTGTCAATGCAGATTGGGCTATTCGTTACATATCACCCGCTGCCGGGTGTCCAACGTCCACACCGGACCCTTCATCCGTGGCAGCTACCGGTTGTCCTGCATCCACACCTGCTCCTTTTGAGCTTGCCCCTTCCACACTTGCTCCTTCCATCATCATATCCCTCACCATTCCATCTAGGTAGGTAGAGAGCAACACTCGACAGACCACATTCTTCATTGCGCACCAGATGTCTTCCATGTTATAACCCGGTCCCTTGTTCAAGATGAGTATCATGTTCTTGGGACACCTAGGACCAGTCTCAATCCTAGTCTGATGCTGTAGAGTTTGATCAATCTCCATGGTAAGGCAAACATCAAAGTCGTCTTGGGTTGGTTGTTTGACGTCGCCGGAGCAGTTTGACACCGAAGAAGACGTTCCTGGAGCTTTGGCAGCAGCAGCACCTACGGCGCTTATAAATGACTTACATACCATGTGAGCCCTATACAGATAGATGTGATAGGTCCTGTGCCTATACGGGCACTCGTGTATATCCTTCACAAGGGCCATCATTCTTCTGTTGCCCTCCACAGAGATCGACGTATTGACTCTGTCGTAGCTTGACATCATCACTTTGAAAGTTAACGTGAAAGGAGGGCCTGATGTAGCAAATTCGACCATACGGTTGAACATATCATTCTCTGCATCGGTCGTATCGGCTGTGTCACTCGTCTCAGATTGAATCCAGGGGCTGCTTTCGTCAGTTAACGTCAGGGAGCGACGCCCGAAGCCAGGGCTGCTATCGTCAGTTAAGATCAGGAAGCGATCGCTACCTTGGTATTCCAGTGGTAACATTGAAGGCTCCTGTGTGGGTTTGCAATTGAAGTCTGAGTTCGATGCCATTTCAGAAGCTACTGTTGAAAGAGTATCTACACCACTAGCTCTTATAGGAAACATGATATCCTAGAAGATGTAAGACACAGCTATGATGAGAGGTTGGATTACCTGGATTACCTGTCGAAGGTTCAgttatagagtctagagtagcaATGAAGCACAGATATGACAGTAGGACATGTCAAGCTAGGGTTCATGTATCCAACCTACACTGTGTTGTAGGGGGAGGTTGTATCCAACGATGGATGTTTCAGTGTGGGTATGGAGAAGGTAGTGTCACTGTACAAGGGGTCCGTTGACCAGACTCAACTATATGCACTCTGATTCTGGCTGTGTACTCACAATTGTATTCAACCTCTATACCAAGAAGGTGGCTGTGCTCTATGTATACTGGATCAATGGAGTGTGACCATACAGCAGTGATGCAAGGTGTATCGAGTTTGACAGTGGAAGGAGAAACCGTGTTGAGGCAATCTAAGCCGAAGGGTGTTGTTACTAGGTCTTCCCAGCTGGCGCGCTCCACCAAGTGGCGTATTCTCGTGGACCCGTACGTCCGGTCTGCCTTGGAGGCTCTAGGTGCCAGACTGAACAACTTCACCTGCAGTTACATACACATCTGGGTGTACCCGTCTGCCAGAGACCAAGGTCCGGACCTGCTATGCGACTGTCATGTTATGGGCCTAACTGAGTGCCACTGTCAGCAGACTACAATCCGTGGCTACTTCGAGACTATGATGCCTATGACACTCCGTGAGGTCGAGAAGCTGGTCGGGATCCCGTGTACCTTGTACAAGGTAGAAGAGCGGCACGAATGTACCACTCAAGGCCTCCTGTTCTGCAAGGGCGACCACATATTCAACGAGTATAAGGGTTTGAGACGTGTCCACGTTTACCCAGAAGGATACACTGTGTTCAGCTACTTGCAGAATGACGGCCGTAGGATATTTGTCAAGACCGAACACTGGGGACATCTTTATTCATATTCACATCTTCAGTCGATGTCAGAGTTTGATTATTTTTACGACACATACCGTTGTTTAAAGTATCAGGCACCTTGTTAATTGCCGGATTGTGCTTGTTCTGGTATACTTTGCTTGTGTTTCGTGAAATGATTGTGACCCATATCTGTTGTAATTGCCATCGAAATAAACAATGATACCAGAGTTATTCTGTGTCCGTGGGTTCTATTGTACACCATTAGATACAACCTCTACAGAAGAGAAAGTAGCGTAGTACACCCCGCGGTTCCTTTCCTCACCCTATTAGCAACGGCCAAAGATACAATAGTGTTGCTTATGGTTCACAATGATTACAAAGGGACTATGTAGACCCGGGCATGCTGTGAGCAGTGCAAGAGCAAGGTCCATCGGTTATGCTACTGAACAACTAAGCAGTCCTTGGACACTACCCAGGGTTGACATATTAAGCCTCGGTTGCATGAATTAGCCATGGTTCTAGGTGTCAGCCTTGTTTGGAGGGATCACTCTTGCTTGGCTGTACAAGTCTTAAGCGGATACGCGCCTTAGTTGCCATGTAGCCATGGTTAGAGGAGTCAGCTTTGGTTGGACAAGGGTGTATGTAGCCACGTTTGGAGGAATCAGCTTTGTTTGGACGAGGGGTGTTGTTGGATACCATAGCCTTGGTTGGAGGGGTCACTATAGGCACGATCTGAAACTCATGGTTGGACAAGGGTGTATGTAGCCACGTTTGGAGGAATCAGCTTTGTTTGGACGAGGGGTGTTGTTGGATACCATAGCCTTGGTTGGAGGGGTCACTATAGGCACGGGCTGAAACTCATGGTTGGACAGGGTGTAACAATTAAGCAGTCCTGAATTAGGCATGGCTAGAGGAGTCGGTCTGGGTTGGATATGCAAGTCCTAAGCGGATAGGAGTCATAGTTGCCATGTAGCCATGTGTGGAGGGATCAGCTTTGTTTGGACGAGGGGTGTTGTTGGATACTATAGCCCTGGTCTGACGAGTCACTATAGGCAAGGCTGATACACATGGTTGGTGTTGGATGAATGGACTACTTAAAACCCCTTTAAAGGCATTGTTGGCCAGACTGTAACAGCACACACTGAGTCTCTCTACTAGGCAGCATAGGGTACATCCACCCACCCAAGGACACTGTATTACGTTACCCTGTGTCATAGTAGTAGTAACCATGTCTCAGTCACCAGTACCTGAGGACGCACATCTGGCCACACTTACAACACAGACCTTACACCTAATGGAGATCTTGAACACTTTCACCTACATCTCTCTCGTCACGTTATTGAATCTAGACACCAATGGCAGTCGCAGACTATATGACGTACTCTGCGCCCTGGAAGGTATTGGACTTCTGAGTAAAGATAGGAAGATATACACATGCAAACGACAAAGGTATCAGTTGCCGATATTTAAAAGATGTAGCATGAAGAAACACATTGGAACTGTTTACCGGCATGTGCGCAATAACCCAGGGATGTTCACCTTGCAGGACTTGGTTAGGAGATTTCATATTACACGACGTAGGATGTATGACATTTTCGGTGTGCTGAGCATAATTGGTGTTGTGATAAAAAGGAAGGCAGGATGCTACACATCTGCCCCACAGTCGGTGTGGTCGGACTCCCAATGGAAACGGACTCTGGAAAGGATATGGGGTGATTCCTCTGAAGTGCAGGTCGTGGAGAATAACATACCAGAGGTTATGTGCATTGACGCTATTGACATTGGTTCTGACACCCAGATTATCCAGATTGACTCCTCTGAATGCCAGTTGCTTTATGTCGACAATGATGGCCTGATATCCGAGTCCTATACCTtaccagtgtgtatgtgtattggCACTAATGACATTGGTTCTGACACCCAGATCATCCAGATTGACTCCTCTGAATGCCATTATGTCGACAATGATGGCGTGATATCCGAGTCCTATATCTTAGAGACCAATTCCATATTAGAGCCAGTGTGCCTCCCGGTGGAGAGCAACGGTACACAGAGAGACTGTACCAATGGTGAAGTGCAGTGTATAGACATCAACAATGCGTTTCATGGGTACAAGGGCATACTGAGAGACTCTCACAAAAGCCAGGGGCTGTGTACGGACACCGAGGACCTGCCACTTTACACCTTTGACACTCAGGACATCCTGATGAACATTCCCGAGGGCAGGGTTGATTGGACCAACACAGACAGTCTACTAGAGTCCTTATTATGGTTAGATAAGGACTCTGACAGCAACCCTGAAACAGTCTTTGGTTTCCAACAGGAAGATTgtgaacaggacagtacctggccTACACCCAAGTCTATCACTGATGTACTGCATATGActtcactctgtctgtaactacACTGTTGTATTATACCATTGTACATACCCACGCTTTTGTATTACACCATTGTACATATCCATATATCCACTGTTGTATTATGCCATTGTAAACATCTATGTAACTCCACTGTTGTCGTAAACCATTGCAAATAAATTGTACACCTTGATGTacttgtgtagtagtagtagtagtagtagtagtagtagtagtagtagtagtagtagtagttgtgcaCTGCACTCATGTGTTATTTTGTACAACTGACACAGGCTCATGATAGACACATAAAACACAATAATGCGGTTCACTACTTTATTAGCCTTTACGGTACATAGTCCTAACATCATACTCAATCTCTACTATGGTGAGAAGCATCAAGTGCGAAGTGGTAACAGGTAAAGGACTCTTCTGAGAGTCACATAACCAAGAAGGTCATTGTTGCCCCAATACCAGCCAATCCAAAAATGGTCATGATGATGTTCCTACATCTGGACCCAGGTTCTGCTACTGGAAAGAACTCCACGAACCCATTCTGGAAAATTTCAAAATAAATATTAGATTACAGGTAGACCAAGACAATGTTGGCATCTCTCAGTCATTACTGAACGTACCCAGGAGTTATGTTTGACTAGCCAGTCCTTATGGTGAGTGACCAGGTACTCTGATATCTCCTCTCCCACCAAATCTACACAGTcgtctctccccttgtctctcaaGTACCGGCACACCGCAGCCCC
Protein-coding sequences here:
- the LOC135529988 gene encoding uncharacterized protein LOC135529988, with translation MENYKRGPVLGNGAYGTVYKVTCLTTGKEYALKYHTRGVEDTTVRELSCLAALRGHPYVIHMHDCFVDNDTIAMLMAYVPYTLGDAIHNGYGVKSYYEEDRYQECLPFSFVAHFSAQVANALSYMHRLNIVHRDLTPYNVLLTEDLTVKVADMGLSRQSSNWMSPNVVTEVYRAPELFLEKRRCIEYTCAIDMWSLGVLIVDAMEGEVKFASCNIRRVTMSTYEIITRTLCPKDHPSASSTPCDPDIIMPKVMQYELVKRIVFRLLKFRAPERLLAHELLQDTEWMRAADMTREDQVIVRDQIQRTKNSHTSEVLR